TAAGATTTTACCAGAAGATTTAAAAGTTGATTTTCTTCAGGCTTTAGCTGAACTAGAAGATAATGAGTGTCATCGAACTAGAAGTTTTCCTAAAACCAGATTACATAAAGTCACAGGTATTAAACAAGCCATATACAGAGCCGATATCGATAAAATATCAGGTTGGCGTATTCATATTCAATATATTGAAGGAAAAATACATTTAAAAGACATCATCGAAGGTCAACAACATGATGATGTGATTAAAGTCATTAAGTCAAAGAAGGATAGATATGAGTAATTCGTAATTTGTAATTCGTAGTTCGTAATTTGTAATATTTTCTATGGCTAATTCCATGCTGTGCTATCGGAAACGCTGCGCGAACATAGTTCGTAATATTTACTGGATTACTGGGTTAATACTTTACAAGTAGGCGAAAAATGCTTCGGGAACTAATCTGAATTTACCAGATTTAAAGTCAGCAATATCTACCCATAGTGCTTTATGTTGATGATTTTTTGATTCAGAAAATATTAAGCTTTCCAGTTGATAGAATTTGGAATCAACAAAATCACATTGATAAAGTTGAATAATTTCGTGTCCTTGCTGACCGTTAAATGTAAAAATACTTTCTATGCAACCCAGATAGTGAATATTTGTTAAGTCTGCTTGAATTTCTTCTTGAAATTCTCTTGCTAAAGCAGCTTGGCTAGTTTCACCAAAGTCAACTCCACCACCTAAAGCCCGATAATAAGTTTCTTGCTTTACGGGTTCGTAGCCTTCATAAACAAAAATGCGTTCGCCATCCCGGATCAATCCTAAAGCTAATAGCCGAATTTTTCCTAGTTTGCTCATCTAAAAATCTCCGGGAATATGGTAAAGGTGTATTTTAAAGCTTAGGCAATATAGTTAATTATCATACATAGAGTGGTTTGGGTTGTCACTATCCTCGACAGGCCAATCTTCATTTTCGCCACCGATGTATAATTCCTCAATAGTCACATATTCTTGATTTAACTGTTTGAGAGCATTGATTAAAATATCAAGTGCGATCGCATCACTAGTTCCCATGTCAAACCAACAACGCGCCCACTGTCCTTCATACTCAAACTCGCCCATATTGTGCATGAGTGCCAGCAAGCTTTTATCATACCCTTCTGGGTCATAATTCATATAGCTAATTTCCAGTCCTGTTTCTTGGACTTGCAGATTTTCGGCATTAAATGCTCCCAATTTTCCTAGATAAAACCAGGAATTAAAAACTTCTTCGACGTATTGCTTTTCACGTCCAGAAGGAATTGTATTGAACTTCAGCCAAATCCACACATCAAAAGGGTTAATTTCACGGAACTGAATTTGCATTGCGTTGGAATATCTAAATTACTATCTCTGAAAATAAGCATATCAGGGTAAGGAGTGGGGAGACGCGATGAATCAAGTTTCTAGAAAAGAGACGCAACTCATCGCATCTGTACAAGACTATTCCCTATTCTCAATCAACCACCTAAACTATTTAGCTGGTTAAAAGTATTGTTGCGTTCACGTTCAATTTGTCTGACCAAATCGGCTGGAAGTTGGGATCTTTTCGTCAAGGCTTTATCGAAATTAACGATCGCTTCTTGGATGATTGACTGACTTTTAGCTTCTTGTCCCTGTTTTCTGAGGATTTGAGCTTTCAGATAAAATAACTCTGGGTGATCAGATGTGGTTTTTAAAGCACTGTTCACATATTCCAAAGCCTGAGAATACTGTTTTAAATCCCGATAAGCAACGGCTATACCCCTATCCGCCAAGTATTTCGGCCCAGCATTGGTCTTTAATCTTGCAATAGCATCATCAGGATTAGCAAAGGGTAAATTGACAGAGAGCATCAAGTCCATATAACCCTTGAGCAAATTCAGCTCTGGATCTTGAGGTGCGATCGCTTCGGCTCTGTCTAAATGTTGATAAACTTGTCGCAGCCGAGTTAAGGCTTGGGGCGCACCTTTGAGTGTTCCCTCACGGGTGATAATTGTTGCACCTTCAAAAAAATGTCCCACAGCAGTGTATATATTGCCACGTAATTGATCTGTAGCAATCAGCTTTTGTCCAGCTTCTAGAGTTTTCTTGCTGTAAGTATCTAGTGTAGCAAAATCCTTATTTGCGTATGCTAAAGATGCCTTCATGGCATAAGCTAAAGGTTCATTGGGTTCACTGGATATTGCTTTTTGCAAGTAACTTGCTGCGGCTGGATAATTACCCTGTTGAAAAACTGCTTTAAAAGCTGCTTCTGTATTGTCACCAATATTACGAGCTTCGTTAGTGCGAAAAGGATCGCCAGCTAGAGAGGGATTCACCCACAAATTAAGTGCGACTACAGCTACAAAAGTCGCCTGAGCCAGCTGAGAGAGTTTCGCAAAGCCTATGTGTTGAGGAGTAGAAGACCGTTTAATCATTGTCACCCTTAGAAAATTAAAATGCCAAAGAAAGTTAACTATAATTTGTGTCGGGTTCAGCCCAAATATTCTACACGGGTTGACTCTGGTTGTGCTGCCATGTTCCCATTTTGGTAACCTTTGTTAAAGGTGAAGTCTGCCACAATGTAGAAAAGGAAAAAAGTAGCTTTTTGCAGATGGAATCAGATTTTTACGAAAAAAACTGGTAATTTCAGAAATTTTATTTTTTAGTTAATCTAAGTTAACGAGTAATTCGCCAACTTTTTAGTAATCCTCACAAATGCTCTATCTCAGAAATCTAACTTATCATCCCACAGCCAGCCCCACAGCGATTCTCAAATCAATTAATCTGGAATTAGCACCCCAGCAGCTAGGTATGATTATTGGGCCGAGTGGTTCTGGTAAAAGTACCTTACTAGAAATTTTGTCTGGACTAGCCGAACCAACTTCCGGCTCACTTTTCTGGCGGGAACAAGAACTTATCCCCGAACAGCTACAACAATTGGCCGGGTTAGTATTTCAGTTCCCAGAAAGGCACTTTTGCGGTGGTACTATTTTAGAAGAATTGCGCTTAGGGCATCCGGAATTAGGGTCAGAGCGAGTTAGGGGAGCATTAACCGAAGTGGGGTTAGAGGATTTATCGCTTTCCGCCGCACCTCATGCTTTAAGTGGTGGACAGCAGCGGCGTTTGGCTTTGGCGGTGCAATTGATTCGTCAGCCGAATTTACTGTTATTAGATGAACCGACAGCGGGGTTAGATTGGTCAATGCGTCGGCAACTGGTAAATTTATTAGCGAAACTCAAAAAAGATTGGACATTGTTGGTAGTGACTCATGATGCTGGGGATATGTTGGCGATCGCCGACCGATGTTGGACACTCAACCACGGTGAACTACAATCAGTAGACCCAGAGATACTCAAAGCCAAAGCTCCAGAAGCTGTGTGAGAGCGTTGACTGTTGACAGTTGACTAATCACCAAGGGATTTACCCAAAATAAAATACCCCAAAATCGTAGGGTGGGTTAGCGACAGCGTAACCCACCATCATCAATAACCAATGACAAATGACTAACTCAACAATTCCCTTATTGCCAGAAATGGCAGGGTTAGCGACAGCGTAACCCACCATCATCAATAACCAATAACCAATGACCAATAACCAATGACTAACTCAACAATTCCCTTATTGCCAGAAATGGCAGAAATATGGCAGCAAACCCTAAATTGGCAACCCAACGAACAACAGCAGCAAAAATTTCAGCAGTTGTATGAATTAATTGTGGTAGGTAATCAACAGTTAAATCTAACTCGCATTACTGAACCCGAAGAATTTTGGGAAAAACATCTTTGGGATTCATTGCGAGGAATTGCACCACAAGGCCAGTTTATCCCATTCCTCTCAGAAAATACTTCTATAATTGATATTGGCACAGGTGCGGGTTTTCCAGGTATTCCCGTAGCAATCACCATGCCAAATTGTAAAATTACTCTGCTAGATTCAACCCGGAAAAAAATTAATTTTATTGACGAAACCTTGACTGAATTGACTCTTAGCAATACTAAAACTTTTATTGGCAGAGCTGAAGAAATAGGTCATCATCCCCAGCACCGAAAAAATTACGATATCGCTTTAATTCGCGCTGTGGGTAATGCTGCTATCTGTGCAGAATATACTCTACCCTTGCTGAAACAGGGTGGTTTAGCAGTAATGTATCGGGGTAATTGGACAGAAGAGGAAACTAAATCTTTGCAAAATGCTGTTAACCAATTGGGTGGAATAATTGAATCCTTAGAACAATTTACAACTCCTTTAACTAACAGTATTCGTCATTGCTTGTACTTGCGGAAAGTCGTCAATACCCCAGCTAGTTT
This genomic interval from Nodularia sp. LEGE 06071 contains the following:
- the rsmG gene encoding 16S rRNA (guanine(527)-N(7))-methyltransferase RsmG; the protein is MTNSTIPLLPEMAEIWQQTLNWQPNEQQQQKFQQLYELIVVGNQQLNLTRITEPEEFWEKHLWDSLRGIAPQGQFIPFLSENTSIIDIGTGAGFPGIPVAITMPNCKITLLDSTRKKINFIDETLTELTLSNTKTFIGRAEEIGHHPQHRKNYDIALIRAVGNAAICAEYTLPLLKQGGLAVMYRGNWTEEETKSLQNAVNQLGGIIESLEQFTTPLTNSIRHCLYLRKVVNTPASFPRGAGVVKQKPL
- a CDS encoding NUDIX hydrolase, whose protein sequence is MSKLGKIRLLALGLIRDGERIFVYEGYEPVKQETYYRALGGGVDFGETSQAALAREFQEEIQADLTNIHYLGCIESIFTFNGQQGHEIIQLYQCDFVDSKFYQLESLIFSESKNHQHKALWVDIADFKSGKFRLVPEAFFAYL
- a CDS encoding ABC transporter ATP-binding protein — its product is MLYLRNLTYHPTASPTAILKSINLELAPQQLGMIIGPSGSGKSTLLEILSGLAEPTSGSLFWREQELIPEQLQQLAGLVFQFPERHFCGGTILEELRLGHPELGSERVRGALTEVGLEDLSLSAAPHALSGGQQRRLALAVQLIRQPNLLLLDEPTAGLDWSMRRQLVNLLAKLKKDWTLLVVTHDAGDMLAIADRCWTLNHGELQSVDPEILKAKAPEAV
- a CDS encoding DUF3531 family protein, with protein sequence MQIQFREINPFDVWIWLKFNTIPSGREKQYVEEVFNSWFYLGKLGAFNAENLQVQETGLEISYMNYDPEGYDKSLLALMHNMGEFEYEGQWARCWFDMGTSDAIALDILINALKQLNQEYVTIEELYIGGENEDWPVEDSDNPNHSMYDN
- a CDS encoding Sll0314/Alr1548 family TPR repeat-containing protein; protein product: MIKRSSTPQHIGFAKLSQLAQATFVAVVALNLWVNPSLAGDPFRTNEARNIGDNTEAAFKAVFQQGNYPAAASYLQKAISSEPNEPLAYAMKASLAYANKDFATLDTYSKKTLEAGQKLIATDQLRGNIYTAVGHFFEGATIITREGTLKGAPQALTRLRQVYQHLDRAEAIAPQDPELNLLKGYMDLMLSVNLPFANPDDAIARLKTNAGPKYLADRGIAVAYRDLKQYSQALEYVNSALKTTSDHPELFYLKAQILRKQGQEAKSQSIIQEAIVNFDKALTKRSQLPADLVRQIERERNNTFNQLNSLGG